Proteins from a genomic interval of Phlebotomus papatasi isolate M1 chromosome 3, Ppap_2.1, whole genome shotgun sequence:
- the LOC129805194 gene encoding uncharacterized protein LOC129805194 has product MVLFLSSHAQILAGDDVEVVKAVSPDEAPERSDDPDQVALESVDQEGAPTLHFQHGPPPPPGPSAPKLASLGLGQPFGPPPPPQLAYHGPPPPLPNHPHDLGQDKLFSLPPVSNDLWSAPVPDMPKIISLDVKCEKGGMKVFLQFDKPFFGIVFSKGHYSNINCVHLPAGLGRTSATFDIGIHACGTSGNTENGLYGYGTESGSGTYFENIIVIQYDPQVQEVWDQARKLRCTWHDQYEKSVTFRPFPVDMLDVVRADFAGDNVGCWMQIQVGKGPWASEVSGLVKIGQTMTMVLAIKDDDSKFDMLVRNCMAHDGKRAPIQLVDQRGCVTRPKLMSRFTKIKNFGASASVLSYAHFQAFKFPDSMEVHFQCTIQICRYQCPEQCSDPLLDVHHLSAGPEHQYGPPPPLPLDAFLHAAARKRDDRRVGRITRSTDPEKEVGLNRVIRVVSSGDLTFPIDSQANATQQETMVFPAREDGLICMTTPGFAATLVVLLGILIVSCLMSAFLCVRLRPFSLAAEKARTVAFTNPNMTVVGTIQRVPAPSTTKKRYCFYTSSS; this is encoded by the exons atggttttaTTTCTTTCTTCTCATGCACAGATTTTGGCGGGTGATGATGTCGAAGTGGTGAAGGCGGTCTCGCCAGATGAAGCACCAGAACGATCAGATGACCCAGATCAAGTGGCTCTAGAGTCAGTGGATCAGGAGGGAGCACCCACACTTCATTTTCAACATGGACCTCCGCCTCCGCCAGGACCAA GTGCGCCTAAACTGGCATCCTTGGGACTAGGCCAGCCATTTGGACCACCACCACCGCCGCAACTCGCCTATCATGGACCTCCGCCTCCACTGCCAAATCATCCTCATGATCTGGGTCAAGACAAACTCTTCTCTCTGCCTCCTGTGAGCAATGACCTTTGGTCAGCTCCAGTTCCGGATATGCCCAAGATCATATCGCTGGACGTGAAGTGCGAGAAGGGCGGCATGAAGGTGTTCTTGCAGTTCGACAAACCCTTCTTTGGGATAGTCTTCTCCAAGGGGCATTACAGCAATATCAACTGCGTTCACTTGCCTGCAGGTTTAGGCAGGACCTCAGCGACTTTCGACATTGGGATCCATGCTTGTGGAACGTCAGGAAATACCGAGAATGGCCTGTATGGCTATGGAACGGAATCTGGCTCGGGGACCTACTTTGAAAATATCATTGTAATCCAGTATGACCCACAAGTGCAGGAGGTTTGGGATCAAGCCCGGAAGCTTAGGTGTACCTGGCATGATCAGTATGAGAAGAGTGTGACCTTCAGACCTTTCCCTGTAGATATGCTGGACGTGGTAAGAGCAGATTTTGCTGGAGACAACGTTGGATGCTGGATGCAGATTCAGGTGGGCAAGGGTCCATGGGCATCTGAAGTATCCGGATTGGTGAAGATCGGTCAGACTATGACCATGGTGTTGGCGATTAAGGATGATGATAGCAAGTTTGACATGCTAGTGAGGAATTGCATGGCTCATGATGGCAAGAGGGCTCCAATTCAGCTGGTTGATCAACGAGGATGCGTCACAAGACCCAAGCTAATGTCACGGTTTACGAAGATCAAGAACTTTGGTGCATCGGCTTCTGTGCTGTCCTATGCTCACTTCCAGGCCTTCAAGTTCCCTGACTCAATGGAGGTTCACTTCCAGTGCACCATTCAGATCTGTCGGTATCAGTGTCCTGAGCAATGTTCAGATCCTCTTCTTGATGTTCATCATCTATCTGCTGGTCCTGAACATCAATACGGTCCTCCGCCTCCGCTTCCATTGGACGCCTTCCTGCATGCAGCTGCCAGGAAGAGGGATGATCGTCGCGTGGGGAGAATTACTCGTTCAACGGATCCTGAGAAGGAGGTCGGACTCAACCGAGTCATCCGGGTTGTGTCATCAGGAGATCTCACTTTCCCCATCGACAGTCAGGCCAACGCAACTCAGCAGGAGACCATGGTGTTCCCAGCACGAGAGGATGGTCTCATCTGTATGACAACGCCCGGTTTCGCGGCCACGCTGGTCGTTCTACTGGGCATCCTCATTGTCTCCTGCCTCATGTCAGCCTTCCTCTGTGTCCGTCTCAGGCCATTCTCCCTGGCGGCCGAGAAGGCGCGCACAGTGGCCTTTACCAATCCAAACATGACCGTCGTTGGTACAATTCAGCGAGTACCTGCCCCATCTACGACTAAGAAGCGCTACTGCTTCTACACGTCTTCCTCGTGA